A genomic segment from Glycine soja cultivar W05 chromosome 18, ASM419377v2, whole genome shotgun sequence encodes:
- the LOC114395123 gene encoding spermidine hydroxycinnamoyl transferase-like — MVTTVASYNVTPYQPTPNDPLWLSDSDQLGALGHVATIYIYKAKPNSDTIERLRNSLRKLLVYYYPVAGRLSLTKSGRMEVNCNAKGVTLIEAETTKTFGDYGDFSASKSTDELIPKVDDTQPTEEIPLLLLQITRFHGGEGLSIGVLFSHPLTDATGQIHFMNKWAKLTRGEELNPDEMPFLDRTLLKLLPNQASVPSVKLPELKPAPQTPGKEQKKRSAALLKLTSSQIQRLKKKANDHPSKEGSKPYSRFEVVAAHIWRCATMARAESGENSNQPILVRFSVNFRNRLKPPLPQNYFGNALAKVATPECYEGDIISNPLGFAAQKIREASHAITEDFLRSQLNVGLGKWQLDNIRAFFMSQRHLINTPSAGDHNIFLTSLMTMPVYESDFGWGKPVHYGLASLFQVNRAGILPSPDGDGVIVNIFFQEALMQLFKKLFYEDLYVSSL, encoded by the coding sequence ATGGTAACCACTGTGGCTTCTTACAACGTCACTCCATATCAACCAACTCCCAATGATCCTTTATGGCTATCAGATAGCGACCAACTTGGGGCCCTAGGCCATGTAGCCACCATCTACATTTACAAAGCAAAACCCAACAGCGACACCATTGAGAGGTTGAGAAACTCTCTTAGAAAGCTTTTAGTGTACTACTACCCAGTAGCTGGCAGGTTGAGCTTGACAAAAAGTGGTCGAATGGAAGTGAATTGCAACGCAAAGGGAGTGACGTTGATTGAAgctgaaacaacaaaaacatttgGTGATTATGGAGACTTTTCAGCATCCAAGTCGACCGATGAACTTATTCCAAAAGTTGATGATACTCAACCTACAGAAGAGATTCCCTTACTGCTACTGCAAATAACAAGGTTCCATGGTGGTGAAGGCCTTTCCATTGGAGTTCTTTTCTCTCATCCTTTGACTGATGCGACTGGCCAGATTCACTTCATGAACAAATGGGCAAAGCTGACTCGAGGAGAAGAACTAAACCCTGATGAAATGCCATTTCTCGATCGAACACTACTCAAATTATTACCAAATCAGGCATCAGTTCCAAGCGTTAAACTCCCAGAGTTGAAGCCTGCACCACAAACACCAGGAAAAGAGCAGAAGAAGAGAAGTGCTGCATTGCTAAAACTCACATCAAGCCAGATACAGAGGCTAAAGAAGAAGGctaatgatcacccttcaaaaGAAGGGTCCAAACCTTATAGCAGATTTGAAGTTGTTGCTGCTCATATATGGAGATGTGCAACTATGGCTCGTGCTGAATCTGGTGAGAATTCAAACCAACCAATTCTAGTTCGGTTTAGTGTTAATTTTCGCAATAGATTGAAACCACCTCTCCCTCAGAATTATTTTGGGAATGCTTTGGCAAAAGTAGCGACACCTGAATGTTATGAGGGAGATATCATATCAAACCCATTAGGATTCGCTGCTCAAAAGATAAGGGAAGCATCTCATGCAATTACTGAAGACTTTTTAAGGTCACAATTAAATGTTGGTTTAGGCAAATGGCAATTGGACAACATTAGGGCTTTTTTCATGAGTCAACGACACCTTATAAATACGCCCTCTGCTGGGGATCATAACATTTTTCTCACAAGCTTGATGACCATGCCAGTGTATGAATCAGATTTTGGCTGGGGAAAGCCTGTGCATTATGGTTTAGCAAGTCTGTTTCAGGTAAATAGGGCAGGAATTCTTCCAAGCCCAGATGGAGATGGTGTTATTGTTAACATATTTTTCCAGGAAGCACTTATGCagcttttcaaaaagttgttcTACGAGGATTTGTATGTATCCTCATTATAG